The Lolium rigidum isolate FL_2022 chromosome 1, APGP_CSIRO_Lrig_0.1, whole genome shotgun sequence region CCGGCCGTCCCCCGCATCAAGCAGCTCCCTCGCTGGCTGCTCTGCCTCGCCGACCACCACGCTATCCAGACGTACATACGTGGTGTTCCTGAACGAGCGGCAGCAGCCAAGGCCCGGCAAGGGCGTCACAAACACCTGCGAGGTCTGCAAACGCAGACTCCTCGACACCTTCTGCTGCTTCTGCTCCCTCGGATGCAAGGTACGAATGTATCTCTGATCATTATCAAGATCTTGACCATAGATATTCAGGAATGTACTGCATCTGCAATTGAAATATAGATCATCATATTTATCAAAAGAGCACGCAAGGCATTTCCCAGAACATTTGATAGCCATACTTGTCAAATTTGCAAGGCAATTTCTCTGATCATTATCAAATATTGGGATTGGTAAAGATGGGTTTCAAGATACGTACACATCCTTGAGTGGGATTGCTAAACATGGATTTGTTCCGGGATTGGTGAAGTGGGTCAGGATTATGCGGTACGCTCCGGCCGATGTGCCGACTGCTATGGCCTCCTTTGTTGTGCTGTGATTCCTCGCGATCGCTTCGTCCTTCATGCTGTCCTCAAACGTGGCCTGAAGCAGCAAGAATCAAGACAGTTTAGAGCATGTTCAATTTATTCGAAGATTACACAGCTAACAGTATTatgttaggattgatctccaccgcaccacagcccaacggctctggcacaaccccttgacctcgtccgcgccctgatcgggggcgtccaaccgttcgctggttggtgggcccctgtcgcctgcactATGTAGAGTGGTGGGGGCCAGTGGCACTCGATACGAGGTTGCGctgagctgccactcgccccaccaaatgacccaccgattagggttagtgcagtgccgacgggaagctccgccgccacccctctCAGCTCGACCTCATGTCGTCGCCACCATGACCACTCCTTCCGGTTCCTTCTCCCTGGTACGTCGTCTTtccctctcgatctctctctcacgCAGAACATACATGGACACATTCTTTACAGATACAGTACTACTGATGTTGATCTGCTTCTAGTTAATCTCAGAGAtttaacattggtatcagagcatagttgtAGATCCAAATCGGTAGAAAAGATTACAGAAACATATCGCTTCGAGATCCCGACATAAATGCAAACCCTAGATCGGATCGAGAAAGGGCAAAGAAAAGAAAGGGTAACCGGCACCTCGCCGGCAAAGCAGCGCCGCCATCTGGCCGCGCCTAAACCTGTACCGCGCCCAACAGAGTACCAGAGGGGCgcctaatgatacgtctccaacgtatctataatttcttatgttccatgctagttttatgacaataccaacatgttttagtcatactttataatgtttttatgcattttccgagactaacctattaacaagattgaaaggatcgtatgacacctagagggggggggtgaataggtgtaatctcaaattttaatactttttcaaattaggcttgacacaaaggtaaattctctagatatgcaactaagtgaattcacctatatgacaagatagcaAGCAACAATACAAGATACACGTAGTAAAAGGCGGtgagaggatagaggtaaccgaggtggagcacacggagagacggtgatatgattcccgtagttcccttcctttgcaagaaggtacgtctacgttcggagggGTGTGGCGACACGAAGTCcagccaacgccacgaaggctcaccctattctcctgtgagcaacgccacaaaggcctagcccacgctccactaagcggttgccttGAGGTCGCAACCGGCACCTTCACAcgaagcttggggcacacatccacaaccaaattggaggctcccaagatgtaaccacgaagctttacacgaagagtagcttcgaggtcacctcacaaagatccactaagaatgtTGATGAAACACAAATCCCTTTGGTGAAAGAGTAGATCTAGGTCACCTCTACCAAATCCTCAAGTATGGTGAAGTTTGGTTGGAGGAGTAGAGAGATCTAGAGAAAATGGagctcaacaatggtgtctcAGATTTTTGGGGAAGAAGAGCTAAAGGAAGACTTTGGAGAAGAAGCTCTATAAATACCCCGTCGGAAACGGCCGTTTGGAGCCGTTGGAGCGCtgcccggtagtaccggccaggttgggccggtactaccggccccgaGCGAGGAGCGCAGGTCGGCCACGTGGGCAGGAGGCGCCGGGCCgaagggggaggccggagccacCGGCCGGGGTACCGGTCGTGGTACCGGCGGGGCTCCAAACTCCCCTGGCACCTTACTGAGCCACACGCTCCATATccggtaccttgggcggtaccaaggccggagcctccggccgtggccaggccggcggtaccgcccaagcctccggccccttctttcttctctttttcttctttcatttctttcttcctctttacttttcttcctccattttcttttccttttcttctctttctttcctCTTTCATACTTTCTTCCAACAATTAACCACACACAACTCATCACATGATATCTTGCACACTCTTCAACTTTTGGGCATTCCAAGTATGCAACAACCTACAAATCTTATAACACGAAATGCTCATATAAaatcattgtcatcaacaccaaaaccacaTATAACAAGGatgtgttctttcaatctccccctttttggtttctTGATGACAACATAAGATTTGCATAAGAGTTGATTATTTGAGCAAAGAAATTATAAGATGATATAATaagctccccctagacatgtgcatccAATAGAATTAGCATTTGAATAAGAAGCACATACTCTAGGATCAATATACTCAAGTAAATAAGATTAACCAACAAGTGCAAAGATAGAGAGTAGCaaacaagttcatcacttgcactTGAGAAGAGACAGGCATATGTGAGTACAGACAAGTGTTGAGTTTAGAGATCATACCACATGTAGTCCACTTAGTCTTTACCATAGATAGCTAGATAGATAATGTCTCATACATAAATAGATAGCCCCTATGTCTCacacacatagataaggttcaTAAAGCATAAAGCCTAATAAGAAGTTCTCGACAATAGATAACCATAAGTCACAAGCATAAAGAGTCAAAGAAAGTGCAAGCTTGTGACTTCCCATGCAAAGCCCGAACCTAATAgaactcttctccccctttgacatcAAGATGCCAAAAAGGTTGAAGAGCGATGCTATCGTCCCTAGGCATCAAGGAATTCCCCGCCAATGTCGGAG contains the following coding sequences:
- the LOC124650330 gene encoding uncharacterized protein LOC124650330, with translation MLKATFEDSMKDEAIARNHSTTKEAIAVGTSAGAYRIILTHFTNPGTNPCLAIPLKDVCSTFLNIYGQDLDNDQRYIRTLHPREQKQQKVSRSLRLQTSQVFVTPLPGLGCCRSFRNTTYVRLDSVVVGEAEQPARELLDAGDGRWRSLPRTVSTIS